Proteins encoded together in one Penaeus vannamei isolate JL-2024 chromosome 9, ASM4276789v1, whole genome shotgun sequence window:
- the LOC113821338 gene encoding zinc finger matrin-type protein 4 isoform X3 yields MKRGIISEKYVNNKMFFECNVCNIMCTGTASVSEHLQGEQHNKKLKRQDNPEEKDHRVVDIPDSKFGKVISDEELIERRIINGAIHYHCRLCNSSCTGGENLNQHLTGRQHLKARRNRNFGDPAAAFRTNSPARGQTTTPFIPVQANIQDQVTYDRLAAERAAEGYYCSVCNISCTGKENLDQHERGRQHLKTLNRTLRGGGISTAPSTSRASVSPYRQDPPQMGQSPSLPVAASERAQTERTEEDKSKDLVQLALENGYMIKTDVGYFCLICEVTSSGIVPVSEHLAGDTHQRNLHSKQFSHSRSPPKLIRPSKHSARKGTKSVFRRA; encoded by the exons ATGAAACGAGGCATAATATCAGAGAAGTACGTGAACAACAAGATGTTCTTTGAGTGCAATGTCTGCAACATCATGTGCACGGGGACAGCCAGTGTTTCAGAACACCTGCAAGGAGAGCAACACAACAAGAAGCTCAA GCGGCAGGATAATCCAGAAGAGAAGGATCACAGGGTTGTTGACATACCTGATAGTAAATTTGGAAAGGTGATATCTG ATGAGGAGCTGATAGAACGAAGAATCATCAATGGGGCTATACACTACCACTGCAGACTCTGCAATAGTTCTTGTACCGGAGGGGAAAACCTAAACCAGCATTTGACAGGTAGACAACACCTGAAAGCCAGAAG GAACCGAAACTTTGGAGACCCAGCTGCAGCTTTTCGGACCAACAGTCCTGCAAGAGGGCAGACAACGACTCCCTTTATACCAGTACAGGCAAATATCCAAG ACCAGGTTACCTACGACAGACTAGCAGCAGAGAGAGCAGCTGAAGGCTATTACTGCAGTGTTTGCAATATCTCATGCACAGGGAAGGAAAATTTGGACCAACACGAAAGAGGAAGGCAGCATCTAAAGACATTAAATAG GACATTGAGGGGAGGTGGGATATCCACGGCACCCTCCACATCCAGAGCAAGTGTCAGTCCGTATAGACAGGATCCCCCTCAAATGGGGCAGAGTCCCTCTCTCCCAGTTGCTGCCTCTGAGCGTGCACAAACCGAGAGGACTGAGGAGGACAAGTCAAAAG ACCTAGTACAACTTGCGTTGGAGAATGGATATATGATCAAGACAGACGTTGGTTACTTCTGCCTGATATGTGAGGTGACCTCGTCTGGGATTGTACCGGTGTCAGAGCACCTTGCAGGGGACACACACCAGAGGAATCTACA